A genome region from Arachis duranensis cultivar V14167 chromosome 6, aradu.V14167.gnm2.J7QH, whole genome shotgun sequence includes the following:
- the LOC107493356 gene encoding probable protein phosphatase 2C 38, with amino-acid sequence MVRSCWKPSGDGGDDDVRGKVEGLLWYKDLGHHLYGEFSMAVIQANSSIEDRSQLESGPLSSDYMGPQGTFVGIYDGHGGAEASQFVSDNLFSNLKRFAAEHQGISENIIKRAFTETDESFLSVVKKQWLSKPQIASAGSCCLTGIICNGMMYIANAGDSRAVLGRLERATRETYAVQVSAEHNVNIETERDEVRSRHPYDSQIVVMKHNVWRVKGLIQVSRSLGDAYLKKAEFNREPLPQKFRLPEPFFKPILSCEPSISTHKLHHDDQFLIVASDGLWEQLSNQEAVNIVSSNPRNGIARKLVKAALREAAKKREMRFSDLQKIEKGVRRHFHDDISVIVVFLNPKLIDNTSLWGSPLSIKGGGPAIS; translated from the exons ATGGTTAGATCGTGTTGGAAACCAAGTGGAGATGGTGGTGATGACGATGTGAGAGGAAAAGTTGAAGGGTTGCTATGGTACAAGGATTTGGGGCACCATCTTTACGGGGAATTCTCAATGGCTGTGATCCAAGCCAATAGTTCAATAGAGGATCGAAGCCAACTTGAATCTGGACCTTTAAGTTCTGATTATATGGGTCCTCAAGGAACCTTTGTTGGTATATATGATGGTCATGGTGGTGCTGAGGCTTCACAATTTGTCAGTGACAATCTTTTCAGCAATCTCAAAA GATTTGCAGCAGAACATCAAGGAATTTCAGAAAACATTATCAAAAGGGCTTTTACTGAAACTGATGAGAGTTTTCTGTCTGTTGTGAAGAAACAGTGGCTAAGCAAGCCACAAATTGCTTCCGCGGGTTCATGTTGTTTGACAGGGATCATCTGCAACGGTATGATGTATATTGCGAACGCCGGAGACTCGAGGGCGGTGTTAGGAAGATTAGAGAGGGCAACAAGGGAGACATATGCTGTTCAAGTATCTGCAGAACACAACGTTAACATAGAGACAGAGAGAGATGAAGTTAGGTCAAGGCATCCTTATGATTCACAAATTGTGGTCATGAAACACAATGTTTGGCGTGTGAAAGGCCTAATACAG GTTTCAAGGTCTTTAGGTGATGCATATCTCAAGAAAGCAGAATTCAACAGGGAGCCTCTACCACAGAAGTTTAGGTTGCCTGAACCTTTCTTCAAGCCCATTCTTAGTTGCGAGCCATCGATATCAACACATAAACTCCATCATGATGATCAGTTTCTGATCGTTGCTTCTGATGGTCTATGGGAGCAGCTTAGCAACCAAGAAGCCGTCAACATTGTCAGCAGCAACCCACGTAAC GGGATTGCTAGGAAGCTTGTAAAGGCTGCATTGCGTGAAGCAGCTaagaagagagagatgagaTTCTCAGACCTACAAAAGATTGAAAAGGGGGTGAGGAGACACTTCCATGATGACATATCAGTGATTGTTGTGTTCCTTAACCCAAAACTCATTGATAATACCTCTCTCTGGGGTTCTCCTCTTTCAATCAAAGGCGGCGGGCCTGCCATTTCTTAG